The following are encoded together in the Streptomyces flavofungini genome:
- a CDS encoding pseudouridine-5'-phosphate glycosidase, which produces MKEDPTGRRLTVLVVSDEVQTALARRRPVVALESTIIAHGLPRPRNLRVALELEQVVRDEGAVPATIAVLDGRPHVGLGKDQLERVAGEDGIRKLGHRDLPLAVAAGASGATTVSATALLAARAGLRVFATGGLGGVHREWTLTQDESADLGLLARTRITVVCAGVKSILDVAATLQRLETLGVAVAGYGTSRFPGFYLSDSGHDVDWTLRTPDEVAAVMRAQDALSGPESALVVANPVPEAEQLEPALHARVLDEALRECAAREVHGQAVTPFLLDHLMRHTDGASLEANLAAVRGNVRLAARIAAAWTRA; this is translated from the coding sequence ATGAAGGAAGACCCGACTGGCAGGAGGCTGACCGTGTTGGTGGTGTCCGACGAGGTACAGACGGCTCTCGCGCGACGGCGCCCGGTCGTGGCCCTGGAGTCCACGATCATCGCGCACGGGCTGCCGCGCCCCCGCAATCTGCGCGTCGCCCTCGAACTGGAGCAGGTCGTACGCGACGAGGGCGCTGTGCCCGCCACGATCGCTGTCCTGGACGGGCGCCCCCACGTCGGCCTGGGCAAGGACCAGTTGGAGCGCGTCGCCGGTGAGGACGGCATCCGCAAGCTGGGCCACCGGGACCTGCCGCTCGCCGTCGCGGCCGGCGCGAGCGGGGCGACGACGGTGTCCGCGACAGCCCTGCTCGCCGCCCGTGCGGGACTCCGTGTGTTCGCCACCGGCGGGCTCGGCGGGGTGCACCGGGAGTGGACCCTCACCCAGGACGAGTCGGCCGACCTGGGGCTGCTCGCGCGGACCCGGATCACGGTCGTGTGCGCGGGCGTGAAGTCGATCCTGGACGTGGCCGCGACGCTCCAGCGCCTGGAGACCCTGGGCGTGGCGGTGGCGGGCTACGGCACGTCCCGCTTCCCCGGCTTCTACCTCTCCGACTCCGGGCACGACGTGGACTGGACGCTGCGCACGCCGGACGAGGTCGCAGCGGTCATGCGCGCCCAGGACGCGCTGTCCGGACCCGAGTCGGCGCTCGTCGTGGCCAATCCGGTGCCGGAGGCCGAACAGCTCGAACCCGCCCTCCACGCGCGCGTGCTCGACGAGGCGCTGCGGGAGTGCGCCGCGCGGGAGGTGCACGGCCAGGCGGTGACCCCGTTCCTTCTCGACCACCTGATGCGGCACACGGACGGAGCCTCCCTGGAGGCCAACCTCGCGGCGGTGCGGGGGAACGTGCGGCTCGCGGCACGGATCGCGGCGGCGTGGACGCGGGCGTGA
- a CDS encoding cupin domain-containing protein, protein MTTNDQNAPSFAVHIPDVELEEEPLDPQQIVSGTPVVTGKVLWESADGKQLRGIWQITPGVVTDTEANELFVVVSGRATIDVEGGDVLEVGPGDAAVLREGDRTTWTVHETLRKAYHITLGG, encoded by the coding sequence ATGACCACGAATGATCAGAACGCGCCCTCTTTTGCCGTGCACATTCCGGACGTCGAGCTGGAGGAGGAGCCGCTCGACCCGCAGCAGATCGTCTCCGGAACGCCCGTCGTCACCGGCAAGGTCCTCTGGGAGTCCGCCGACGGCAAGCAACTGCGCGGCATCTGGCAGATCACCCCGGGAGTGGTGACCGACACCGAGGCCAACGAACTGTTCGTGGTCGTCAGCGGCCGCGCCACCATCGACGTGGAGGGCGGCGACGTCCTGGAGGTCGGCCCCGGCGACGCGGCCGTGCTGCGCGAGGGCGACCGTACGACGTGGACCGTGCACGAGACGCTGCGCAAGGCCTACCACATCACCCTCGGCGGCTGA